In the Ensifer adhaerens genome, one interval contains:
- a CDS encoding amidohydrolase family protein: MTREKTTIPQGEYLIKGGAIISVDPKIGTLAEGDVLIHGGEIIDVGQGLTSETAEVIDASGMIVMPGMVDTHYHMWSTVGRNFLCDNGFEYYQAKWATAGHYQPEDYYNSVLLGLAELADNGVTTVNNWSHNNRSPAHVDAELRAHRHSYLRARYSFGHIDQLPVDVVNDFADLDRVRNEWFSDSSTFDGLVHLGVNLRGMLQSDPEVFHSEMERILPMQLPISVHASQGKPNVDDAADYEKRGYLGPDFLFCHYIAATDSDREALARTKTPLSFATHSEMRLGDYGDPRSALLKALGAGVLITLSSDASSLAPPNMFENMRFTWNSTIPWKETDTENAQPLGFYETIKMATINGAIALGLGDKIGSITPGKRADIILIRTTDLNIAPVGNIETSIVQSATPANVDTVLVDGRIIKRHGKLLTFDIPAVVAGAGESAFRIRKAAGGVLKPRFGRLGNPVCC; encoded by the coding sequence ATGACCCGAGAAAAAACTACGATCCCACAAGGTGAGTATCTTATCAAAGGCGGCGCGATCATTTCCGTCGATCCCAAGATCGGAACTCTGGCGGAGGGGGATGTTCTTATTCACGGGGGCGAGATTATCGACGTCGGTCAAGGACTGACGTCGGAAACCGCCGAGGTGATTGACGCATCAGGTATGATTGTTATGCCCGGAATGGTAGATACGCACTACCATATGTGGAGTACAGTTGGTCGAAATTTCCTCTGTGACAACGGGTTTGAGTATTATCAAGCAAAGTGGGCGACAGCGGGACACTATCAGCCAGAGGACTATTACAATAGTGTGCTTTTAGGTTTAGCTGAGCTTGCCGATAATGGTGTGACGACCGTCAATAATTGGTCGCATAACAACAGGTCTCCGGCTCACGTAGATGCTGAGCTTAGGGCCCATCGACACTCATACCTGCGCGCGCGCTATTCGTTTGGGCATATCGACCAACTTCCTGTCGATGTTGTCAATGACTTTGCAGATTTAGACCGCGTTCGAAACGAGTGGTTTAGCGACAGTTCAACGTTCGATGGACTCGTGCATTTGGGCGTCAACCTGCGGGGAATGTTGCAAAGTGACCCTGAGGTTTTCCACTCGGAGATGGAAAGGATTCTGCCTATGCAGCTTCCAATCTCAGTCCATGCGAGTCAGGGAAAGCCAAACGTCGACGATGCGGCCGACTACGAAAAGAGAGGCTACCTTGGCCCGGATTTTCTTTTCTGCCACTATATCGCGGCCACTGATAGCGATCGTGAAGCGCTCGCTAGGACGAAAACGCCACTTAGCTTCGCGACGCATTCTGAAATGCGGCTTGGCGATTACGGCGATCCTCGATCGGCCCTCCTCAAAGCACTTGGCGCTGGCGTTCTCATCACGCTCTCCTCGGACGCAAGTTCCTTGGCACCCCCAAACATGTTTGAAAACATGAGGTTCACGTGGAATTCTACGATCCCTTGGAAGGAAACGGACACGGAGAACGCACAGCCCCTCGGATTCTATGAAACCATCAAAATGGCCACAATCAATGGGGCGATCGCGCTGGGGCTGGGGGATAAGATCGGGTCGATCACGCCAGGGAAACGGGCGGATATTATATTGATCCGCACTACCGATCTAAATATCGCACCAGTTGGAAACATCGAAACTTCGATTGTCCAGTCCGCAACACCGGCGAACGTTGACACGGTACTCGTCGACGGCCGGATCATCAAACGTCATGGAAAACTTCTGACATTTGACATTCCTGCTGTCGTGGCAGGAGCGGGTGAATCCGCGTTCCGTATCCGGAAGGCAGCAGGAGGGGTTCTGAAGCCTCGTTTTGGGCGCCTCGGAAATCCGGTTTGTTGCTAA
- a CDS encoding sugar ABC transporter ATP-binding protein, producing MVAMFEPRVGGRAEAYATPAASSPIMRASGVSKSFGRHIALQNVNLDIHAGEVHFVMGENGAGKSTLMNILSGALRADAGSILLDGVEVSFSGPSTAKAAGIAVIHQELALVPHLNVIENVMLGREIRGVVPGLISRKREFEAAQGILQRLGFSDDLRTPVHRLSTGKQQLIEIAKALSQSARILIMDEPTASIAENDCENLYSIIADLKRSGVGIVYISHRMKEVDRLADRVSILRDGQLVGSSLRAETTQDLIIQQMIGRNAEAVFTRSAFSARGDTLVKLEQVCSSAGLKNVSLEVSRGEIVGLAGLMGSGRTEVARAIFGADKITSGSLWFKGEASDPTPRMSVKKGIAFVPEDRKGQGLATERTIGENLVLPSLWKLFPSGVIVHKCCRELAKEIFDKLQISARGPSQLARKLSGGNQQKVVLGKWLPLDCDLFLIDEPTRGIDIGAKGEILKILEHLVTEGKGVLLISSELPELISACDRVYVMRDHSVAGCLSGNQITEAEIMRLTV from the coding sequence ATGGTAGCCATGTTTGAACCGCGCGTCGGCGGTCGAGCAGAGGCATACGCGACACCAGCAGCAAGCTCGCCTATCATGCGAGCTTCCGGTGTCTCGAAGTCTTTTGGTCGACACATTGCCCTACAGAACGTCAACTTAGATATCCATGCTGGTGAAGTCCATTTCGTGATGGGCGAGAATGGCGCTGGAAAGTCGACGCTGATGAACATCCTCAGCGGTGCGTTACGCGCGGATGCTGGGTCTATATTACTTGACGGGGTCGAGGTCTCCTTCTCAGGGCCGTCAACGGCCAAGGCCGCCGGGATCGCGGTGATCCATCAAGAACTTGCACTTGTTCCGCACCTTAACGTTATCGAAAACGTGATGCTAGGACGCGAAATTCGGGGAGTAGTTCCAGGACTGATTAGTCGCAAGCGCGAGTTTGAAGCGGCACAAGGGATACTTCAACGACTTGGGTTTTCGGATGATCTTCGAACGCCAGTCCACCGCCTGTCAACCGGCAAGCAGCAGCTGATAGAAATCGCAAAGGCGCTTTCACAGAGCGCCCGTATCCTGATCATGGACGAGCCAACAGCGTCAATTGCTGAGAATGATTGCGAGAACCTCTATTCCATCATCGCAGACCTCAAGCGCTCGGGAGTCGGCATCGTCTATATTTCTCATCGTATGAAGGAAGTGGATCGATTGGCTGACCGCGTCAGCATCTTGCGTGATGGACAGTTAGTGGGTTCGTCGCTTCGGGCTGAAACGACACAGGATTTGATCATTCAACAAATGATCGGCCGAAACGCCGAGGCAGTGTTCACCCGTTCCGCTTTCTCGGCGCGCGGAGATACACTCGTCAAGTTGGAACAAGTTTGCTCATCGGCCGGTCTGAAAAATGTCTCCTTGGAAGTAAGCAGAGGGGAAATTGTGGGGCTAGCTGGACTAATGGGTTCCGGCAGAACCGAAGTCGCCCGAGCTATCTTTGGTGCAGACAAAATCACCTCCGGCTCCCTTTGGTTCAAGGGGGAAGCCAGCGATCCAACGCCGCGAATGTCGGTCAAAAAGGGCATTGCATTTGTTCCAGAGGATCGCAAGGGACAGGGACTCGCGACAGAGCGGACGATTGGAGAGAATTTGGTCCTACCGTCTCTCTGGAAATTGTTTCCCTCGGGCGTCATCGTTCACAAATGTTGCAGAGAATTGGCGAAGGAGATCTTCGATAAGCTCCAGATCTCAGCCAGGGGGCCGTCGCAACTTGCGCGCAAACTGAGTGGCGGCAATCAGCAGAAGGTTGTTCTTGGTAAGTGGTTGCCACTGGATTGCGACCTTTTCCTCATCGACGAACCGACCCGCGGAATCGACATCGGTGCAAAAGGCGAAATCCTGAAAATCCTCGAGCATCTCGTCACTGAAGGGAAGGGAGTGCTGCTGATATCTTCCGAGCTCCCGGAGCTCATCAGCGCTTGCGATCGCGTTTACGTCATGCGGGACCATTCCGTAGCCGGCTGCCTATCGGGGAACCAGATAACGGAAGCCGAGATCATGAGGTTAACAGTCTGA